One Flavobacteriales bacterium genomic window carries:
- a CDS encoding methylmalonyl-CoA mutase family protein: MQIQEPKPYVAQHKIRVVTAASLFDGHDAAINVMRRIIQASGVEVIHLGHDRSVQEVVDCAIQEDANAIAMTSYQGGHMEYFKYMYDLLKERGCGHIRIFGGGGGTILPDEIKELQDYGIARIYHPDDGRELGLQGMINDLLKQSDFGTGINLNGEATRITDKKQADLARLISAAENHHDKHEKILAGISKKAKESGVPVLGITGTGGAGKSSLIDEVVRRFLIDFPEKHIGIISVDPSKRKTGGALLGDRIRMNSIFNERCYMRSLATRQSNLAVSKHVQEAVDILKASEFDLVILETSGIGQSDTEIVDHCDVSLYVMTPEYGAASQLEKIDMLDFADVISLNKFDKRGSGDALRDVRKQYKRNRKLFEMKDEDVPVFGTIASQFNDSGTNALYMKLMTVIAERTGADLVSSFEGAVGDSEKIHVIPPSRTRYLSEISETVRKYNQWTGKQKDIAQKLYGITLAIQSLSGESTDPVPKEKGELPADAKGAIKELKEQYLLLLDKLDPKNLTLLKDWPGKVQKYAGDTYSYKVRDKEVKVQTSSQSLSHQRIPKISLPKYEAWGDLLRWNLQENVPGEFPFTAGVFPFKREGEDPTRMFAGEGGPERTNKRFHYVSLGMPAKRLSTAFDSVTLYGRDPGERPDIYGKIGNSGVSICCLDDAKKLYSGFDLCDPKTSVSMTINGPAPMLLAFFLNAAIDQQCEKYILENNLTDEVRKKISEIYKGRNRPQYHGESNIKGQTPEYLADSVKGGLPEGNDGLGLLLLGVTGDQVLPEKVYEECRVRALTSVRGTVQADILKEDQAQNTCIFSTEFALKLMGDVQSYFIEHQVRNFYSVSISGYHIAEAGANPITQLAFTLANGFTYVEYYLSRGMDISAFAPNLSFFFSNGIDPEYAVIGRVARRIWAKAMRDKYEADERSQKLKYHIQTSGRSLHAQEIAFNDIRTTLQALYAIYDNCNSLHTNAYDEAITTPTEESVRRAMAIQLIINHELGLAKNENPIQGSFIIEELTDLVEEAVMAEFDRITERGGVLGAMETMYQRGKIQEESLYYETLKHTGDLPLIGVNTFLSNEGSPTITPGEVIRATETEKQVQIQTVADLHDAKKDSSSAALDKVQETALHSGNVFASLMDAVKACSLGQITEGLFEVGGQYRRNM; the protein is encoded by the coding sequence ATGCAGATACAAGAACCTAAGCCTTACGTTGCCCAACATAAGATCAGGGTGGTTACGGCCGCCTCATTATTCGATGGTCATGATGCCGCTATCAATGTGATGCGGCGAATCATCCAGGCTTCCGGCGTGGAAGTGATCCACCTTGGCCACGATCGCAGTGTACAGGAAGTGGTGGATTGCGCCATACAGGAAGATGCGAATGCCATCGCCATGACTTCTTATCAGGGAGGCCACATGGAATACTTCAAGTACATGTACGACCTCTTGAAAGAGCGCGGATGCGGGCATATCCGCATCTTTGGTGGCGGCGGCGGGACTATTCTTCCTGATGAGATCAAAGAACTTCAGGATTACGGTATCGCAAGGATATACCATCCGGACGATGGCAGGGAATTGGGACTCCAGGGGATGATCAACGATCTGTTGAAACAAAGCGATTTCGGGACCGGTATCAACCTGAACGGCGAGGCGACCCGGATCACCGATAAGAAGCAGGCGGATCTGGCCCGATTGATCTCCGCAGCCGAAAATCATCATGATAAGCACGAAAAGATACTGGCAGGTATCAGTAAAAAGGCAAAGGAATCCGGCGTACCCGTACTCGGTATCACAGGTACCGGCGGTGCGGGGAAGAGCTCGCTGATTGATGAAGTGGTACGACGCTTTCTGATCGATTTTCCTGAGAAGCATATCGGCATTATTTCCGTTGATCCATCCAAGCGTAAAACCGGAGGCGCACTTCTGGGCGACCGCATCCGGATGAACAGCATTTTCAATGAAAGGTGTTACATGCGCTCCCTCGCAACCCGTCAGAGCAACCTGGCGGTAAGCAAGCATGTGCAGGAAGCTGTGGATATTCTGAAAGCATCGGAGTTTGATCTGGTCATCCTGGAAACATCCGGCATCGGCCAGAGCGATACGGAGATTGTGGACCACTGTGATGTGAGCCTCTACGTGATGACCCCCGAGTATGGCGCGGCCTCACAGCTTGAGAAGATTGACATGCTGGATTTTGCGGATGTTATCTCCCTGAATAAGTTTGATAAGCGCGGATCCGGTGATGCCCTGCGCGATGTGCGTAAGCAATACAAGCGCAACCGCAAGTTGTTTGAGATGAAGGATGAGGATGTGCCTGTCTTCGGGACCATCGCCAGTCAGTTCAACGATTCCGGAACCAACGCGCTTTACATGAAACTGATGACGGTGATTGCTGAGCGAACCGGAGCGGATCTGGTTTCTTCGTTTGAAGGCGCCGTCGGAGACAGTGAGAAGATCCACGTGATCCCACCGTCCAGAACAAGATACCTGAGTGAGATCAGTGAAACCGTGCGGAAATACAACCAATGGACAGGGAAGCAAAAGGACATCGCCCAGAAATTATATGGGATTACCCTTGCCATACAATCCCTTTCCGGCGAATCAACCGATCCGGTTCCCAAAGAAAAAGGTGAATTACCTGCGGATGCAAAAGGCGCTATCAAAGAGTTGAAAGAGCAGTACCTGTTGCTTCTGGATAAGCTTGATCCGAAAAACCTGACGTTACTGAAAGACTGGCCGGGGAAGGTACAGAAGTATGCCGGTGACACCTATTCCTATAAAGTGCGTGACAAGGAAGTGAAAGTGCAGACATCCAGTCAGTCATTGTCTCATCAACGCATTCCCAAGATCAGTCTTCCGAAGTACGAAGCCTGGGGCGATCTGCTTCGCTGGAACCTCCAGGAAAATGTACCCGGAGAATTTCCGTTCACTGCCGGCGTGTTCCCATTCAAGAGGGAAGGGGAGGATCCAACCCGGATGTTTGCAGGAGAAGGTGGCCCTGAACGTACAAACAAACGCTTTCATTATGTAAGCCTGGGAATGCCGGCCAAACGCTTGTCTACCGCATTTGACAGCGTTACCCTTTACGGCCGGGACCCGGGTGAACGCCCTGACATTTACGGGAAGATCGGGAATTCCGGGGTAAGCATCTGCTGCCTGGATGATGCCAAGAAACTATACAGTGGTTTCGATCTGTGCGATCCGAAAACCAGCGTGTCCATGACCATCAACGGTCCGGCGCCTATGCTGCTGGCCTTCTTCCTGAATGCAGCCATTGATCAGCAATGTGAGAAATATATCCTTGAAAATAACCTGACCGACGAGGTGAGGAAGAAGATATCGGAGATATATAAAGGCAGGAATCGTCCGCAATATCACGGCGAAAGCAACATCAAAGGGCAAACACCTGAATACCTTGCTGATTCTGTGAAAGGCGGATTGCCTGAAGGGAATGATGGCCTTGGCCTCCTTTTGCTGGGGGTGACCGGCGATCAGGTGCTGCCTGAAAAGGTTTATGAAGAATGCCGCGTACGTGCTCTGACCTCGGTTCGTGGAACGGTTCAGGCAGATATCCTCAAAGAAGACCAGGCACAGAATACATGCATCTTCAGCACCGAGTTTGCGCTGAAGCTGATGGGTGATGTCCAATCCTATTTTATCGAACATCAGGTCCGTAATTTCTATTCTGTGAGCATCAGCGGTTATCATATCGCGGAAGCCGGTGCCAACCCTATCACCCAGCTTGCCTTTACGCTGGCCAATGGGTTTACTTATGTGGAGTACTACCTGAGCCGGGGAATGGACATCAGCGCATTTGCCCCCAACCTGAGCTTTTTCTTCAGCAATGGCATCGATCCGGAGTATGCGGTGATCGGCAGGGTGGCGCGCCGTATTTGGGCTAAGGCCATGAGGGATAAATATGAAGCGGATGAGCGAAGCCAGAAATTGAAGTATCATATTCAAACCAGTGGCCGCTCTTTACATGCACAGGAGATTGCTTTCAATGATATACGTACGACCCTGCAGGCGCTGTACGCTATTTACGATAACTGCAACAGTCTGCACACCAATGCCTATGATGAGGCGATCACCACACCAACGGAAGAAAGCGTACGCCGTGCGATGGCCATTCAGCTGATCATCAATCATGAACTCGGTCTGGCCAAGAACGAAAACCCTATCCAGGGAAGCTTTATCATCGAAGAGCTGACCGACCTGGTGGAAGAAGCTGTCATGGCTGAATTCGACCGGATCACGGAACGCGGCGGTGTGTTAGGAGCCATGGAAACCATGTACCAGCGTGGCAAGATCCAGGAGGAAAGTCTTTATTATGAGACCCTCAAGCACACAGGCGATCTTCCATTGATCGGTGTGAATACGTTCCTGAGCAACGAAGGCTCCCCGACCATCACCCCCGGTGAGGTTATCCGCGCTACGGAAACAGAAAAACAGGTGCAGATTCAAACGGTTGCCGATTTGCATGATGCGAAAAAAGATTCCTCTTCCGCTGCATTGGATAAGGTACAGGAAACTGCCTTGCATAGTGGCAATGTCTTCGCAAGTCTCATGGATGCGGTAAAAGCCTGTAGCCTGGGCCAAATTACCGAGGGCCTGTTCGAGGTGGGAGGACAGTACCGCAGGAATATGTAA